The Deinococcus arcticus DNA segment CACAGACGCATGACTGACCACCATCCCTTTCAGACAGGCGCGAAATCTGTTTCAACGGGTGGCGAGGATAGAACGACAGCAACGTTGTGGGCCAACCGCAGGCCCTCGCTGGTTGGGCATATGCACCTCAATCCACCTGAAACTTTCCGCTATAATTATGTTCATATCAGAATAAGGAGTTGTGAGCATGCCCAAAACAAAAGCACCTTCTGTTGCCCCCCACCGCTTCCAGGCGCTTCTCGCCACCGTCTCCGTCTCTGCGGACGTCCACGCGATCACCGCGCAGGAGGGGGCAGATGCACAGCTGACCGACCTGCTCCGTCAGGCGCATGACCGCTGGGGTTATGGCCTGCATCACCTCCGGCATGAAGCCCGCTGGACAGGACAGACGATTGAATTGCTGGCCGATGGACGGGTGGTGGCTGACCTGAACACCGAGCCTGCCCGTATCGCTGCCGCCTACGCGAGCATGGCGGCGCCCGACGAGAACGGGCTCAGCCTGTGGCCTGTTCTGGGCGACGGCCACCGCACCAGCTTCCGGAACGCGGCCCAGATGCGCGTGCTCATTGAGGATGGCCGCGATTTCGAAACCCTCTGGACTGCCGAGAAACAGGGGCTGAGCGCCCGCGTCTGGCGAACCCAGACCTACGAAGGCGAACTGCTGGCCGTGGAATATGTTCGGCCCACCAGCGCCGCGCAGCTTCTGGCGGACGCCGCCTGGGACGTGATCACCCGCATCAAGGACCGTACGCTGCAGCGCGAACTAATGAAGCGCAGTGAGCAGGGTGGCATTCTTCAGGCGTTCCTGAGCGCCCGGCATAAGGAGGCCGAGGCCAATCTGGCCCAGCTGGCCGAAGCGCATTTCACGGTGCAGGGTCATGTGGGACGGCTCACGGGCAGTGCCGCGCGTGATTTTGAGGCGTTCCGCGCCCTGCAGCGCGCCACCGCAGAAGAGCTGCTCGGGCTGCAGGACCGGGTGGTCAAGCAGGTGGGGGCCACCCTGTACGGCGAACTGAGGTAAGGCGTGCCGCGCCGCAGTGCCCAGGCCATTGCCGCCGACCGACAGGCGGCGGTTATTCAGCGCAGCGAAAACCCCCTGCTTTATGTGGCGCAGTGGCGTGAGGTCCAACTGATGGCCTTCGTGGACCGCTGCCGCCACCGCCAACGGGAAACGCGGGTGATCTGTGCAGCGCGCCATGTGCGCGGCGGCACCACGGTGCAGTACGGCGTGCGTGGGCAGTCGGCCCGGGCGGCCCTCTGGACAGCGCAGGGCGAGGACCGGCTTCACCTGAGCGCCGCCGTCAGCGCCTGTTTCTGTGCTTTTTCAGACGCCCTCCACAGCGCCGCGCCGCCTGAGCTGAACTTGATCCCGAGGACCCTGCTGGACCCTGGCGGCGCACGGCTGCGTTTTGTGCATCAGGGGGTTGTCTTTTTCCTGCGCGTCACGCCATGGGAAGTGTCGTCTGAGCCGACCCAGACGAGTCTGGTGCTCTACGGGGAGGCGCGAACCGAAGAAGCCCGGGGCGTCCTGGGCGCTGTACAAAACAGCGATTCAGGCCAGTGGACGCTGCAGGCCGTGCGCGCCGCCCAGCAGCTGCTGTGGGGCCGCGCCGTGGCCGACACTCTGGGCCCAGTGGCCAAAGCAGGCTGAATGGCCATAAGAGAGGTGCCCCTGCATCAGGCTGGGGCACCTTCTCTCCGAATGGTGTGTTTCAGTCTGCGGCGTCCACACCGGCAGCAGGCGGCGCCGTGACGGGCGCTGCATTGCCCGTGCGAATAGCATTCAGGACCATGCCGCGAATGTCTTCGGCGTCCTGGGAATGCTCCTTGAGCCATTCGATGGCCTTTTCCTTGCCCTGGCCGATGCGGTCATTGTTATAGGAGTAGAAGGAACCCGCCTTCTTCACAATGTCGAACTCTGCCGCGAGGCTCAGCAGATCGCTGAGCTGGTCGAAGCCCTTGCCGTACATGAGGGTCAGTTCGACTTCCTTAAAGGGCGGGGCGACCTTGTTCTTCACCGTCTTGACCTTCACCGTGTTCGCCACGGCGTCGTTGCCCACCTTGATCGGCTGCCCGATCTTGCGCACGTCCAGGCGCACCGAGGAATAGAACTTCAGCGCCCGGCCCCCCGTCGTCGTCTCCGGGTTGCCGTACATCACGCCGATCTTCTCGCGCACCTGGTTGATGAAAATCGCGGCCGTGCCGGTCTTGCTCAGAATCGCCGTCAGCTTGCGCAGCGCCTGCGACATCAACCTCGCCTGCAGACCGGGCAGCGAGTCGCCCATCTCGCCTTCAATTTCGGCGCGGGGGGTCAGCGCCGCCACCGAGTCCACCACGACCACGTCCACGGCGCCGCTGCGCACCAGCAGTTCCATGATTTCCAGCGCCTGCTCGCCGTTGTCGGGCTGTGAGACGAGCAGTTCGTCGGTGTTGACCCCCAGGCTGCGGGCGTACACCGGGTCCAGGGCGTGCTCGGCGTCAATAAAGGCGCAGGTGCCGCCGGCCTTCTGGGACTGGGCGACGATGGAGAGGGCCAGGGTGGTCTTGCCGCCGGACTCGGGGCCGTAGATCTCGGTGATGCGGCCCTTGGGCACGCCGCCGATCCCCAGCGCAAGGTCCAGACTGAGGCTGCCGGTGGACACGGCCTGCACGTCGAGCTTGCTCTCGGCGCCCAGCTTCATGATTGAGCCCTTGCCAAAGGCCTTTTCAATCTGGCTCATCGCCGTTTCGATCGCTTTCGCCCGCTCCTTCGCGTCGCTGGGAACTCCGAATTCTTTGGTGTTGTCCTTGCTCATCGCTCTCCTTGGGTGCAGCTCAACTTCGAGTACCTACTTAGTCTACAACAGAATAAATAAGAATGTTTTAAGTCCATAGCTGGGTGCCGATCCGCAGAGGGCTGCCCCGCAATGGACACGCATAAGCAACTTGTGCTGGGGGAAAAGGGGCGCCCAGCCCAAGCCTCCTCCGAACGCCGATTCCTACTGATAACGACATAAATCCACATTGGTTGGTGACATGCCTGGTTGCCGGGCAACCCAGTCGCATATGGAGAGCGTCAATCTTTTCAACTCATATTTACGCCACTCTCAATAGCCCTCCGTGCGTTTTGCGCTGTGGGCAACCTCCAGGCAGGGCCACACAGGCCTTCGGAGGATGAGCAGGCCACTGTGCTCTGACCTCCAGAATGTTACGGAAACGGAGACGTCAGGGCCAGTGTTCTTGATTGTGGTCAGGTCGCGGGAACCAGGGAGCAATCAGAGTTCTGGGGAGCTGGAAGGGAGAAGGGCCTGCATATGGCCGATCTGGCGTCTGAGTTTCCAGACACTGTTGCCGAATCCAGAGTCATTCCCATGACTGAACCGGCTGCGGCTCACGCGGCACTCGGTAACGGCCGACCTCACCTCAAGCGCGAGCAGCGCCAGCTGATCACGAACAGACCGCATCCTGTCCGGCACGAGCGTCTGCGCCACCCGGAGCTGACGGGAGGTAGCAACTGCAAGAGGCACACGCTCCGGTCGGCAGCTTCTTACGGTTGCGGAATTGGTCTTTGAGGCCAGATCGACGACCGTGACCAGTTGCCGGACCACCTCACGCTGCCGAACCGTGGGGAGGGTTCCGAAGGCCGGCTGGTCCTGCGCAACAAAGGCCTGCTCGATCTGGCGCTAGACGCGGGTGCCGTCTTCACCGAACACCACGCCGAACCAAATGATGCCACCGACCACGAAGATGATCGGCGAGAGGTACACCAACAGCATCATTGGGAGCAGAAGCACACCCACGACGTTCTCGACCCAGGGGGTGAATCCATGCGGCTTGGCCTGCACTTCCCTGCGGTTCATCGGGGGAAGTGTACCGGGCTCACGTTCAGTGAGCGGCGGCAAGTGAGCCGTTTTCGTTTTGTGTTGTGGGCGATGACAGGCGGTGGGCGCACCAGAGCGCAGACGACTTACACGAACGCTGAAATCTTCGCCCGCGATCAAGCAGCCCTCTGTACACTGCAGTCCGACTTTCGCGCTTCAACGCTTAAGGGGGTCACTTTTGCCTGTTGAACAGCTTCAATCCCGCACGGCAAGCTCATCTCCAGTGCGCGCTTCGTCAGAGCCGTCAGCTCAAGCACCTGCCCTGCAGGCGGCAAAAGCCAAACCTCTGGTACCCACCACGCAGTCGCCAGGATTTGTGAAGGATACGGATGGCAGCCCACGACGTGAACTGGACGGCGCGCAGCTTCAGAAGGCCAGGACCTGGTACGCGGCAAATGCCGCGCAGTATACGCCCGCTGTCCTGCGTCAACTTCAGGCCAAACTGGGGGAGCCGCCCACAGGGAAGGTGACCAACAGCTTTCTTCAGAAGGTCGCGGACTGGCAGATCACGTTCGACCTTGCGGAAGCGGCTGGACGCTTCATTGAAGTGGGCGACACGCTTGTTGCCGGGTATCTGCCTACAGGCGTACTGACACCCGAACAGGTGTCGCGTCTCTTTCCCACAGGCCTGGCCAGGCCTGCTCAAGTGGCCGCTTTCGCAATCTCAACTGAAGAAACCATTGCCAAATGGGATCATGTGGGCGGGTATGACGGTCGGCGCAAGCTTCTTGCAACGCTGCTGGCACACGAGCTCAAAGCCGCTGGCATCCTGATGCCCCGCTTTGACCTGCTCAAGATGGACGAGAACAGTTATGGGTATTACGTCCCCCGAACCCATGCCATTGTGGTCAATTCCTCCTTGCTCCGGCAACCCGACCTGCCTCAGAGCGAGCTGCGTGAGCTCTGTCAAACGCTTTACCATGAAGCGAGACATGCAGAGCAAACCTTCTCGGTGGCTCGGCTCCTGTGCGGCAGCGGCATGACGGTCGACGCCGCGTATCAACACACGAAGATCTACAGGCCCTTGGTCAGGAGTGCCGCCGCCAAACCCATCCGGCCAGCCAGTCCAGAAGGCATTGTGGCCAACGAGTGGTATCAGTCCAGATACGGCGCCTTCGCGGCGCAGCGCGCCGCTGACCTGAACACCAAGGACAAGCTTGCACTTGAGGTGGCCAAAAGCAAAGAGACGCTTGCAGCCTTGCAAGCTCGCCGCGTAACCCTGCAGCAGAAGCTGAAGACCAACCTCACGGCAATCCAAAGGAATGAGGTCACCGTCACCCTGAACGCACTTCAGGCAGAGATCAAGGCCGTGACCGCCAAACTGGAAACGCAGAGGCAGCAACACGACGTGTACTACGAGAAATATCGTGCGCTTCCTGGCGAACGCGACGCCTGGGATGTCGAGGGTGCTGTCAATACGTATTACCTTCGCCATCTGGAGAAGCCGTGACTCGCCGACTGCACCTCGTGCTGGGCCTGACGGCAGGTCTCCTCACCGCCTGTCCTTCAGGAGGACAACCTGTGAACGCCACACTGGATTTAAGGCTCGAACACCTGGGAACAACACTGGACCAGGTGTGCATAGTCCTGGCCCAGCAACCCACTGCGGCCGAGCTGGCCAGCAGACTGGGACCTGCAGTGAACGATCCACTCAACCGGGGTGAGTGGTTGCTGATTGAGTCGCCGCCCCCCCAGTACGAATCGGTTCGGGTTTCCATTCCCCGCTCGAAGGCAGACCCCATTCAGTTCAGTCTGCGCTTCCGCCCTGAGCAGGGTCCGTCAGCGTTGGCCCTGGCACAGGTTTTGGGGCCCTGGGAAGAATTGCCCGTCGAGACCCACCTGCCAGAGTTCGATCAGCGCCATTTGAGTAAGACCGTACGGGGGTATGTCTGCGCAATTATTGCCTCTGTTGAACGTCCGGCTGAGGGCGAGACCTCTGGGGACCACGTCCGCGAACTCACCATCTACGCTGATCGGTTCTAAGGGCGCCCTGTGATGAGGGATCAAAGGTGCATTCCAGTAAGCACCGCGCATTGACTGGCTTGCAAAAACACTGTGCGCTGCTGAGTGGGTCCTCCGATTCTGGGGGCAAGCCTATCGCTGGCACAGGTGACGGGGCAGGTTGAAAAGCAGTCACCGCTGTGTCTCGATAGCCGTCTCAGCCATCAGCTGAAGTCATTGTGACGACGGTCAGCAGGTCGTTTGTTCGGTGGGTCCTGTATGCGGCTAACGCATTCGTTCAGCCGCTCGCCACCAAGTTCGCAGTGCCAAACAGGTAGATGGCGCCACTGAGCTCACTCCGCTTTAGGCAACTGAGGCGGTCACTCCGCCTCATCCGCTCTACGCTTCAGCCATGAGATCCCTGGTCTTGAGCCTCCTCCT contains these protein-coding regions:
- a CDS encoding DNA repair protein — protein: MPKTKAPSVAPHRFQALLATVSVSADVHAITAQEGADAQLTDLLRQAHDRWGYGLHHLRHEARWTGQTIELLADGRVVADLNTEPARIAAAYASMAAPDENGLSLWPVLGDGHRTSFRNAAQMRVLIEDGRDFETLWTAEKQGLSARVWRTQTYEGELLAVEYVRPTSAAQLLADAAWDVITRIKDRTLQRELMKRSEQGGILQAFLSARHKEAEANLAQLAEAHFTVQGHVGRLTGSAARDFEAFRALQRATAEELLGLQDRVVKQVGATLYGELR
- the recA gene encoding recombinase RecA, producing MSKDNTKEFGVPSDAKERAKAIETAMSQIEKAFGKGSIMKLGAESKLDVQAVSTGSLSLDLALGIGGVPKGRITEIYGPESGGKTTLALSIVAQSQKAGGTCAFIDAEHALDPVYARSLGVNTDELLVSQPDNGEQALEIMELLVRSGAVDVVVVDSVAALTPRAEIEGEMGDSLPGLQARLMSQALRKLTAILSKTGTAAIFINQVREKIGVMYGNPETTTGGRALKFYSSVRLDVRKIGQPIKVGNDAVANTVKVKTVKNKVAPPFKEVELTLMYGKGFDQLSDLLSLAAEFDIVKKAGSFYSYNNDRIGQGKEKAIEWLKEHSQDAEDIRGMVLNAIRTGNAAPVTAPPAAGVDAAD